The following coding sequences lie in one Anguilla rostrata isolate EN2019 chromosome 8, ASM1855537v3, whole genome shotgun sequence genomic window:
- the LOC135262182 gene encoding biotinidase-like isoform X1, producing MGRVDRRWSDQGSTMAWCILGAAVLMLSLGVDGEGGGSYVAAVYEHHLIGKPQPKVPLSRQEALEHMNKNLDVYEEQAAAAAKQGAHIIVFPEDGIHGFNFSRESIAGYLETVPDPKAVSWNPCSDPARFPNTEVQHRLSCIAKNNSLYLVANMPGREDCDAQTPPCPPDGRYQFNTNVVFSANGTLVARYRKRNLYFESQFDTPADPQLITFDTPFAGRFGLFTCFDIMFYNPAVELVEKLGVRQLVFPTAWMNSLPLLDAVQIHRSFSYATNTTLLSANLRVDAETMTGSGIFSPRETLHHRAGAGEPEAGRLLVKTLPVLDSHSLPLPPPISGDQETPCYQQGDGECQRTVPEGRGRPEEPAAPSSPFKADMMSDNFTMVLVEGAEGNLSVCDNALCCHLQFQRRTAPQELYALAAFDGLHVDDGPYYLQACALIRCSGPTPQTCGKAIDHADTLLDFRLMGNFSTRHVFPSVLGSHVQLDRIDHSGWEGRGFYMSRHGMERGLVTAALYGRVYDRDHTHTSPQPHPQLTTTTPTAHCDHTHNSPRPHPNLTMTTTTPHHDHTHISPHPQLTTTTPSPHHNHTLTSPGPHPHLTATAPTAHRDHTLTSP from the exons ATG GGCAGAGTGGATCGGCGCTGGTCTGATCAGGGTTCAACGATGGCGTGGTGTATTCTGGGTGCTGCAGTCCTCATGCTGAGCCTGGGGGTGGACGGGGAAG ggggtgggtCCTACGTGGCGGCCGTGTACGAGCACCACCTCATTGGGAAGCCGCAGCCCAAGGTTCCGCTGAGCAGACAGGAAGCGCTGGAACACATGAATAAGAACCTGGACGTGTATGAggagcaggctgctgctgccgccaAACAG GGTGCCCACATCATTGTGTTTCCAGAAGATGGCATCCATGGCTTTAACTTCAGCAGGGAGTCCATTGCTGGTTACCTGGAGACGGTGCCAGACCCCAAGGCTGTGAGCTGGAACCCCTGTTCTGACCCAGCCCGCTTCCCTAATACTGAG GTTCAGCATCGTCTCAGCTGCATAGCCAAGAACAACAGCCTGTACCTGGTGGCAAACATGCCGGGGCGTGAGGACTGCGATGCCCagacccccccctgcccccccgatGGGCGCTACCAGTTTAACACGAATGTGGTGTTCAGTGCTAACGGCACACTGGTAGCGCGTTACCGCAAGCGGAACCTGTACTTCGAATCCCAGTTTGACACGCCTGCTGACCCCCAGCTCATCACCTTCGACACACCCTTCGCTGGTCGCTTCGGCCTGTTCACCTGCTTCGACATCATGTTCTACAACCCAGCGGTGGAGCTGGTGGAGAAGCTGGGCGTGCGGCAGCTGGTCTTCCCCACAGCCTGGATGAACTCACTCCCCCTGCTGGATGCTGTACAGATTCACCGCTCTTTCTCCTACGCCACCAACACCACCCTCCTGTCCGCTAACCTTCGCGTAGATGCTGAGACAATGACCGGCAGCGGAATATTCAGCCCCCGGGAGACATTACATCACCGTGCGGGGGCGGGCGAGCCAGAAGCTGGCCGGCTGCTGGTGAAAACTCTGCCTGTTCTGGACTCCCAcagcctccccctcccaccacccatCTCAGGAGACCAGGAGACCCCGTGCTATCAGCAGGGGGACGGGGAGTGCCAGCGGACTGTCCCTGAGGGAAGGGGTCGCCCAGAGGAGCCAGCtgcccccagcagccccttcaAGGCGGATATGATGAGCGACAATTTCACCATGGTGCTCGTAGAGGGCGCTGAGGGaaacctgtctgtgtgtgataacGCACTCTGCTGCCACCTGCAGTTCCAAAGGCGCACTGCACCCCAGGAGCTCTATGCCCTGGCAGCCTTCGATGGCCTGCACGTGGATGATGGACCATACTACTTGCAGGCGTGTGCGCTGATTAGGTGCAGCGGTCCCACCCCTCAGACCTGTGGGAAAGCGATCGACCACGCCGACACGCTCCTGGACTTCCGGCTGATGGGAAACTTCAGCACGCGCCACGTGTTCCCAAGCGTGCTCGGGAGCCACGTGCAGCTGGACCGCATCGACCACAGCggctgggaggggcggggcttctacATGAGCCGCCACGGGATGGAGCGCGGTCTGGTGACTGCTGCGCTCTACGGCAGAGTGTATGACCgggaccacacccacacctcaccGCAACCGCACCCACAG CTCACAACGACCACACCCACAGCTCActgtgaccacacccacaacTCACCACGACCGCACCCAAACCTCACCATGACCACAACCACACCTCaccatgaccacacccacatCTCACCGCACCCACAGctcaccacaaccacaccctcacctcaccacaaccacaccctcacctcaccgggaccacacccacacctcaccGCAACCGCACCCACAGCTCACCGTGACCACACCCTCACCTCaccatga
- the LOC135262182 gene encoding biotinidase-like isoform X2: MAWCILGAAVLMLSLGVDGEGGGSYVAAVYEHHLIGKPQPKVPLSRQEALEHMNKNLDVYEEQAAAAAKQGAHIIVFPEDGIHGFNFSRESIAGYLETVPDPKAVSWNPCSDPARFPNTEVQHRLSCIAKNNSLYLVANMPGREDCDAQTPPCPPDGRYQFNTNVVFSANGTLVARYRKRNLYFESQFDTPADPQLITFDTPFAGRFGLFTCFDIMFYNPAVELVEKLGVRQLVFPTAWMNSLPLLDAVQIHRSFSYATNTTLLSANLRVDAETMTGSGIFSPRETLHHRAGAGEPEAGRLLVKTLPVLDSHSLPLPPPISGDQETPCYQQGDGECQRTVPEGRGRPEEPAAPSSPFKADMMSDNFTMVLVEGAEGNLSVCDNALCCHLQFQRRTAPQELYALAAFDGLHVDDGPYYLQACALIRCSGPTPQTCGKAIDHADTLLDFRLMGNFSTRHVFPSVLGSHVQLDRIDHSGWEGRGFYMSRHGMERGLVTAALYGRVYDRDHTHTSPQPHPQLTTTTPTAHCDHTHNSPRPHPNLTMTTTTPHHDHTHISPHPQLTTTTPSPHHNHTLTSPGPHPHLTATAPTAHRDHTLTSP; this comes from the exons ATGGCGTGGTGTATTCTGGGTGCTGCAGTCCTCATGCTGAGCCTGGGGGTGGACGGGGAAG ggggtgggtCCTACGTGGCGGCCGTGTACGAGCACCACCTCATTGGGAAGCCGCAGCCCAAGGTTCCGCTGAGCAGACAGGAAGCGCTGGAACACATGAATAAGAACCTGGACGTGTATGAggagcaggctgctgctgccgccaAACAG GGTGCCCACATCATTGTGTTTCCAGAAGATGGCATCCATGGCTTTAACTTCAGCAGGGAGTCCATTGCTGGTTACCTGGAGACGGTGCCAGACCCCAAGGCTGTGAGCTGGAACCCCTGTTCTGACCCAGCCCGCTTCCCTAATACTGAG GTTCAGCATCGTCTCAGCTGCATAGCCAAGAACAACAGCCTGTACCTGGTGGCAAACATGCCGGGGCGTGAGGACTGCGATGCCCagacccccccctgcccccccgatGGGCGCTACCAGTTTAACACGAATGTGGTGTTCAGTGCTAACGGCACACTGGTAGCGCGTTACCGCAAGCGGAACCTGTACTTCGAATCCCAGTTTGACACGCCTGCTGACCCCCAGCTCATCACCTTCGACACACCCTTCGCTGGTCGCTTCGGCCTGTTCACCTGCTTCGACATCATGTTCTACAACCCAGCGGTGGAGCTGGTGGAGAAGCTGGGCGTGCGGCAGCTGGTCTTCCCCACAGCCTGGATGAACTCACTCCCCCTGCTGGATGCTGTACAGATTCACCGCTCTTTCTCCTACGCCACCAACACCACCCTCCTGTCCGCTAACCTTCGCGTAGATGCTGAGACAATGACCGGCAGCGGAATATTCAGCCCCCGGGAGACATTACATCACCGTGCGGGGGCGGGCGAGCCAGAAGCTGGCCGGCTGCTGGTGAAAACTCTGCCTGTTCTGGACTCCCAcagcctccccctcccaccacccatCTCAGGAGACCAGGAGACCCCGTGCTATCAGCAGGGGGACGGGGAGTGCCAGCGGACTGTCCCTGAGGGAAGGGGTCGCCCAGAGGAGCCAGCtgcccccagcagccccttcaAGGCGGATATGATGAGCGACAATTTCACCATGGTGCTCGTAGAGGGCGCTGAGGGaaacctgtctgtgtgtgataacGCACTCTGCTGCCACCTGCAGTTCCAAAGGCGCACTGCACCCCAGGAGCTCTATGCCCTGGCAGCCTTCGATGGCCTGCACGTGGATGATGGACCATACTACTTGCAGGCGTGTGCGCTGATTAGGTGCAGCGGTCCCACCCCTCAGACCTGTGGGAAAGCGATCGACCACGCCGACACGCTCCTGGACTTCCGGCTGATGGGAAACTTCAGCACGCGCCACGTGTTCCCAAGCGTGCTCGGGAGCCACGTGCAGCTGGACCGCATCGACCACAGCggctgggaggggcggggcttctacATGAGCCGCCACGGGATGGAGCGCGGTCTGGTGACTGCTGCGCTCTACGGCAGAGTGTATGACCgggaccacacccacacctcaccGCAACCGCACCCACAG CTCACAACGACCACACCCACAGCTCActgtgaccacacccacaacTCACCACGACCGCACCCAAACCTCACCATGACCACAACCACACCTCaccatgaccacacccacatCTCACCGCACCCACAGctcaccacaaccacaccctcacctcaccacaaccacaccctcacctcaccgggaccacacccacacctcaccGCAACCGCACCCACAGCTCACCGTGACCACACCCTCACCTCaccatga